The following coding sequences lie in one Fusarium poae strain DAOMC 252244 chromosome 1, whole genome shotgun sequence genomic window:
- a CDS encoding hypothetical protein (TransMembrane:1 (o82-100i)~BUSCO:23062at5125), with translation MSIDPQQLLDTLSTQARRYSDIAAEFIDKNVDRAAVVVRETLSTSEWVPESVRPSPPVKEVVAIVSLSRFERLQTWIAEHKILTGVVVLTCGTVVYKGYYEGRSMRKTRRARRARNGGRTDVVVIAGSPTLPLTRSLSLDMERRGFIVFIVCNAAEDESMVQAMKRADIRPLTIDTTDPPHAGSAIEHFAHYLQSPQAPGPGMKPNQLTLKSVILIPSLHYQTSPIATIPPSNFADLFNTHLLQPILTIQAFLPLLTSRLNPIGEKWIPPKVLVFTPSIISSINPPFHAPEATVCSALSAFTEVLTAELRPLDIPVTHMQLGTFDFSSFVPTRGGPNQGLVMPAGNPESPLVWPEGARHVYARNFVAQTSSAISGGRIRGLKGSSLRRLHNSVFDVIDGDITADTVRVGLGASVYGFVGRWAPRGLVSWMMGIRRVDELSTWKTSAFEGSESSDDEDDDSEKGEEGTSSEFIAVSDDNVWHADTGAVWSHKAPEAS, from the exons ATGTCGATAGATCCTCAGCAGCTGTTGGATACT CTCTCGACCCAGGCCCGCCGGTACTCCGACATTGCGGCCGAGTTCATTGATAAGAATGTCGACCGCGCTGCCGTAGTCGTCAGAGAAACTCTCTCCACGTCGGAATGGGTCCCAGAGTCAGTGAGGCCTAGTCCTCCTGTCAAAGAAGTGGTGGCTATAGTGTCTTTGTCTCGCTTCGAGAGACTCCAGACCTGGATCGCCGAGCATAAAATTCTGACCGGTGTTGTCGTCCTCACCTGCGGTACCGTCGTTTACAAGGGATACTATGAGGGCCGTTCTATGAGAAAGACAAGACGGGCGAGAAGGGCGAGAAACGGCGGTCGCACTGATGTCGTCGTTATCGCTGGTTCTCCCACTCTGCCTTTAACAAGATCCTTGTCTTTGGACATGGAGAGACGAGGGTTCATCGTTTTTATCGTCTGCAACGCTGCTGAAGACGAATCCATGGTCCAGGCTATGAAGCGAGCCGATATCCGTCCTCTAACCATTGATACCACTGAC CCTCCTCATGCCGGCTCTGCCATTGAGCATTTTGCCCATTACCTCCAGTCACCCCAAGCTCCCGGACCTGGAATGAAGCCCAACCAGCTCACTCTAAAGTCCGTTATCCTGATTCCAAGCCTCCATTACCAGACGTCTCCCATTGCGACAATCCCACCTTCAAACTTTGCCGACCTCTTCAATACCCACCTCCTCCAACCTATTCTCACAATCCAAGCTTTCCTCCCACTACTCACGTCCCGCTTGAACCCCATTGGAGAAAAATGGATCCCCCCCAAGGTCCTGGTCTTTACCCCTTCCATCATCTCGTCAATCAACCCGCCCTTCCATGCACCTGAGGCGACCGTGTGTTCGGCCTTGTCCGCTTTTACCGAAGTCCTCACCGCCGAACTTAGACCCCTCGACATCCCAGTGACCCACATGCAACTTGGCACATTCGACTTCTCTAGCTTCGTCCCTACCCGGGGCGGACCTAACCAAGGCCTGGTCATGCCTGCAGGAAACCCTGAATCGCCTCTCGTCTGGCCAGAGGGTGCTCGACATGTCTATGCCAGAAACTTTGTCGCCCAGACCAGCTCTGCCATCTCTGGAGGCCGCATCCGCGGACTCAAGGGAAGCTCGCTGCGGCGTCTTCACAACTCTGTCTTTGACGTTATCGACGGTGATATCACTGCTGATACTGTCCGAGTCGGTCTCGGTGCCAGTGTTTATGGCTTTGTCGGCCGATGGGCTCCTCGTGGCCTCGTTTCCTGGATGATGGGCATCCGTCGGGTTGATGAGCTTTCTACATGGAAGACCAGCGCCTTCGAAGGTTCGGAAAGCAGCGAcgatgaggacgatgacAGTGAGAAAGGTGAAGAAGGAACATCAAGCGAGTTCATCGCTGTTTCAGACGACAACGTCTGGCATGCCGACACTGGGGCTGTCTGGTCTCACAAGGCACCCGAAGCATCATAA